The Primulina huaijiensis isolate GDHJ02 chromosome 18, ASM1229523v2, whole genome shotgun sequence DNA window AGGGCGCTTGAGGATGGCAAATTGCAGAATTTGGTGATTCTCTGGCGTTGTTATCTGGAATATGAGATGAACATAGCATGCAACTTTGCTGCAGCTAAAAGAGTTTTCTTTCGTGCAATACATGCTTGTCCCTGGTATCATTTCTTTCGCATTAGTCGGTGCATGTACATATATACTGTTGGACATAAAATTTCTGTGCATTAGAGTTATCATCCTTATACTTcgaaaaatacataattttttgcATGTGCTTCTTCCAGTTCAAAGTAATCTGGATGCATGCGGTTATGTACTGAATCCGTCCTCAAATTCAAGCAAATCTTTTTATCCCCTACTTTTTCATTGTCCTTTCGAGAGTTGTCTTTGGTTCAAAGCTTTGGAGGAAATGAGTTTGGTTTGGGTAGTTCCAAGATCTTTGCACGAATTTTTTGCTGCAAATCTGGGACGTGATCTTAGCAGGAGGGGTAGGGAAATTTTGGTCAGTGATAGTTCGTTGAATTTGATAGTCAATTTGGCTGGAGCGAAGTAAAAGGATTTTTGACAATCTATAGAGCATTTGAAAAGTGTTGGGACAAAATCAAGACTTTGGATTAAGATTATTTAGAGTTTAAGAATTTCTCGATCTCATATTTAGTGAGAGATTCTTGTCCCTTTTTTTAACTATTATTagcttttaattatttaatattatattgtttcctatataaaaaaaaaattcatattttattttatatggtaACGAGAAAGCCTATTCTTGTGCTAATGATGCTTTTGCTTTACCAAGCAAGAAGTGAATGAaaaatagaaatgaacaataggGCTTGATAGAAAGCATGAaacatatttgtttattttcgtCATGTTCTCTCCATTCTAATTTTTATATGACATTGACGTTCCAACCtatctttctttctttgtttttatcTTTCCAGGTCTAAAAAGTTGTGGCTCGATGGATTCCTCAAACTCGATTCCATACTGACTGTTAAAGAACTCTCCGATCTCCAGGAAGTCATGGGGGACAAGGAACTCAATTTGAGGACAGATATATATGAGATTTTATTGGAAGATGATATGGATGTGTAGCTTTTCAACTGTCTCGCCTATGTTGAGTCGAGCTCCCCACTTTTGAGTCATTGTTGTTCAAGTCAGTTCGATCATAGGCCAATGAATTACTTGTGCCATAAATAGCTGTAAATCAAGATCACTAGTGTTGCTGGAATAGGCCAATTCAATTGAGAAGTCTAAGGAATTGTGCTCTTGTATATTGCCTGTACTGGTGGACACTATAATATTTGTGACAATTTTGTGTTCACTTTTTGCATGTTcgaatattatgaatttttcgAGATTCGATATTCTTCACAGtgattttatcatattatttgaATGAAGTTGTTTTGAAAAGTAAGCTCTGAAAGCCACCATATAATTGACACTAAAGGGGAGACAACTTGTCATGAGATTGGTTtgtcatttttaaataaaatagtataaaGTAGAAGTTATGCGCGCGTAGATGTCAATTTCatagaataaaaattaaaattttttactcatatttgaaattattgcttctaattttttttttactaaacatGCAGTGTTACTTAAATCAaatgagatttaaaaaaaaaaaaaaagcttttaACAAATTAAAGGTTCAAAAAATATCATTCTCAAGTAAAAAAAGAGTGTTTGTTTCTTTTACCTTTTTATGTTCTCCATTTCGTTTTTATTGTTTGTTTAGATTTGTAACTATGTAATTAATCGATGTGGAAAGACAATCTAATAATGTTTCGTAAGATGATCATTCAAAAATCCAACCCAAGGCAAAGCACAACATACTTGTTAGAATGTCATCAATAGAGTGAAGTCAAGAACTTTGAGCCACATCTTCCATTGTTGTCGTCAGACCCAAGGCAAAGTAAAACATACTTGTAAGAATGTCATCGATAGAGTGAAGTCAATAACTTTGAGCCACATCTTCCGTTGTTGTCAAAGGGCAGATAATTCAACCTGTCGAGAGCAAGGTCGATAAGCCACGAAAGTGTTATCATTTGAGAAGGAACCAGGATTAAAGCATGTAATTCCTGTGTAATTGAATGCCTTTTGCTCACTTGTATCTCCCAGTACTATCTGttcaacaaaacaaaaagagtCTTTTAACAGATAGACCAATTTACATTTTCAAGTTATATTTATGATCAACAAAAGCTTGTTACTGTATGTGGAGTTGGGTAGAGGCGAAGACAGTGATCGAAATTCCAAATGATCGGCTGTACGCAGAGGACAGAGATTACTTTGGAATCAAAACAACGGAACACTACTGGATTCATCCAAGATAAGCACCACATACATGTGAAATAATTTCTTGATTGAGTCATATCGAaatttcttgattgtataaccTCGCATCTTGAATTTCCTCTCCAGTTTGTTTCGTATCACGCCGTTCATTTTGTTCCAAATCAAAGAATGGTGGGATTTGTGCTCTGTTGGAGTTCTGATTCTGAGTATGGAGTTGGCGGGAAATGGAGGAAGGGGTTTTATCTTGAGTTGATTCAATGGGCTGAGATAATTGTCTTTTCAACACAAATTTGGTTATTTGGACTTGAAAGTTAGATTTTGTTTTGTTCTTTTTGTTGGGGAAGATATGTCAGCGTTTTTCAATGTCACATCAAACAAGCAACGACTCTGCAGCTCACAAATCCAAGAATCGCAGGTAAGGCCTTGTGTTTGATGGTGTAAACCCTCATATCATGAAGTTCCTCTCTACCTTGTTCCTCATCATGCCGCCAGTTTTCTCTCTTCCGAAATAGAGAATTGGAAGATTTGATTCTATCGGGGTAGAGAGAATCGACATGATGTTGTCTATCTAAAATATAAGCAAGATAAACTATCCACACAAATAAATTTGTACTCGAAAAATAGTCTTTCATATACAAGGNTATAATGGAAAAGCACACGTTAAACTATACACTCCAAATATAGAGAATTCATTCATATATAATGCGTATGAGCATAATTTAACAGACACCACTAGTTTTCTTGTTTGCAATCCTCTTCCAGTGGCTGCAGATTTCTCTCTGAGTCTCCACAATGTTCTTTTTCATCGGTGGCCCATTCGCTTTGTCGACCGTGACATGGGCAGTTTTAACGGAAGCGCGAGGCGGAAGCTCATCCAACTCCTTGGTCACTTTTTCAAAGTCGGAGACAAGTCTCTGTGCCAAGCTGTGGCTGAAGTCCTCTCGAACTACCACTCGAAGGACAGCAACGTGCTCAGCATCAGCAGGCATGGTGTAAGCGGGAACTATCCACCCGAATTTTCTAAGGGCCTCGGCTATATGGAAAACTGTGAACTTGCTGCTGTCCTTGAGAGAAAATGCAACCAAGGGCACACCAATGTCTTTCGAGATGATCTCGAAAAGCCCTGTCTTGACGAGTCCTTCTTTAAGCAACCTTGAGTTTTCCATGCAATTTTGCATGATGTTTTTATAGCCCTTTAATACAAAAACATCAGCAGAAAATGAGATAACATCGATAGCTGTGACACCATGTTATTTTCGTTCCCAAAATTAAGAGCTACAGTAACTAAAAGCATTCACACTTTCTTGAGCAGTTACAGGAATTACCTCAAATCCAAGTCTTATGAACTGATAATACTGAGCAATGATCTGGGAAGATCctgaaaaattaaatgatgtaGGTAAATAccacatctttttttttttttgaagatgaCATGAATTCTATCTACTTTTATCAGTTATGTGCATTGTTTAGTCAAGTGTCAAACGAGAACACTATCTTTGTAAACAACAACCCCACAAGAGCGAAGATATATAGATGGGGATTACCTTTCGAGAAATTTAAGGTGAATGTAGGTTGGTCCGACCCTAGGTAGTTGATATGGAAGACAAGCTCCTCCGGCAAGTCCTCCTTACTCCTCCACACTACCCACCCGATACCGGCGTAAACGAGCCCATACTTGTGACCACTGACATTGATACTCTTCACCAGAGGCAAACGAAAATCCCATTCAAGTTCAGGGTAAAGAAACGGAGCTATAAATCCTCCACTAGCTGCATCAACATGAATTGGGGTGTCCCATCCAGTTTCCTTGTTCTTTTCTGTCAGAAGTTCATTGAGGAGCTTCACATCCTCAAATTCCCCTGTCAGAGTAGAACCAAGAATGGCAGAAACGCAAATAGTATTCTCATCCACCATTTCCACTGCTTTAGCAGGATCCATTACATAGTAACCTTCCCTTAGCTTCACCTCTTTTAGTTCTACCTCAAAGTACCTAGCAAATTTCTCCCAACAAACCTAAGTAACATAAATTGCATCAGAATCTTAGGTGACAGGAAAATCGACAGATGCTCGACAATGgctaaaagaaagaagaaactgCTAAACAAACCTGCACATTAGCCCCGGTGACAATATTTGGCTTATCGAAAGGCTTGCCCTCTGCCTTTCTCTTTGCTTGCCATTTCCTTTTAAAAGCAAGGCCCGCAAGCATTATAGCTTCCGATGATCCGACCGTGCCCACACCAATCGCTGTTTCATTCTCACCAACAGGTGCGTGGAAGAGATGGGCTATCATATTGACACACCGATTCTGCCATATCCACAATTAAATTATTCACCAACTAAAAAGCCACAAATAGTTTCTTCAGAATGTTGCAGATAATCTGGACTCAAATATATTTTACCTCTTTttctcaaaagaaaatataattcaataCTTTCTACTACCACAATCAAATTAAACAAAACCCAGAATTCTAAAACAAGATGGTATCGAATCCAATCCTCACGAAACCAGAACAATTACAGCCCACATAAAACAGGTTCTTTCCGTGAAATTAGCAAGCATAATGCGCAACGAATGGAATTAATGATGGATACTCAAAAAAGACTAaacaaaaaaagagagagaccTGAAGCTCGGTCGTAACAGGGTACTCATCCATGTCGACATAATTCTTGTTGATGGAACCCATGATCAGCTTGTCGCACTCCTCCTCCATCCACGTGGTCACGAAGGAGGCCAAGTTCAGGCGAGGGTTCCCGTCGAGCATCAACTCGTCCTTCACTATCTGATACGCCGCATCCTTCGGCATCGAATCCTCCGGCATCTTGAACCTGTAAAAACCACGAACCCTTTACTCAGAAACCATCCAATAACAGGCAGAAACGAATGTTACCCCCGATAAACCACCCGTACCTTGGGAGAGAACTGCGGACATATCTCGAAGCAAAGGTGGAGTGCAGGTGCTCATCCGAGCCCGATATCGTCGTTGTCACCACCATTTTTCCCCAGAAATTCCTCCAAAGACGACGATTTTGGGAGCGATTATCGTatctttaaaagaaaatattcgaGAAAGACGAAGATGGAGATGATTGATTCGAAGTATGGAGAAAATATGTGTGCTGTACTGCTGTGTGTGTGCATGTATACGTACAAATTCGCGGATTCTACATTCCTGTGTGGAAGTTGTAAGGTGACACGTAGTGCGGGGTAATTGGTCGCAACTGTCCTCTTGTAAGTGGGCCTACTCGGTGGAGTGGcccatttcaaatattttaaggaCCCATTCACTAACGGGCCTAACGTGTCGATTAGATCCCGTACTCCAAGCCAAGCCACGTCTTGTTCCACttttttgaattataattttttgaattataataattattaattaattattatctcTTTTACTTATAGTTTATTATTACTAGTTGttatgcacacgcgatgcgtgtgtgtacaatcttttttattattatcgatggattaaagtgaaatttgataaattatggaaggactaaattgatatttgaattgttgaaataaaaataaaagtgtgtgttgaaattaaaacaaaaacaaaaaaaaaagtgtaatattaatatcatataagggtaaaattggaaaaaaaaaagttgatgtcCCTCTCTTTATCGATTATATTTGAAATAGCATAATTTCCTATGGAGGGCTTTGTAAAGGCCTAATaatccgtatttgaaaatttgcggaaaaattaaaaattttcttttaaactaaataaaatatccagttcataaaataaactgttgaataacatgtcatgtttaaaaatagcagcggaagaaattaatgttgtaaaaataactgtaaaaattttatccaacggtagataaaaatgtttgagcgataacaacaataaataataaatgctgaacaatcaaataataataaatgctgaaaatgaggtcctcgggtcccactactgccgactcgagctggctcactgatccccgccctcggtcccgacatcatcagtacctacaacaatcaagtctagtgagcctaaagactcagcatgcatatatcgtaaataacaagtaaataaataataaaatcgcatgcaagtgaaaatttcctgtactgaggtgtaacgtaaaatatcatttcattggtaattatagtacgtgcataactgaaatgaaaatatcatagtgaaaatgtttgctccttggagccctgtaatgaaataacttgtaataattttctggtgagattatggtctacgcaagtggtccctgaactgaactgaactgaactgaccggtaactggcgaccgggccggtaactggcgaccggacttaataatgtatgtctgatcagactactgccacagtatactgggtgaaacaactgaactgaccggtaactggcgaccgggccggtaactggcgaccggacttaatcatgatagtaaagtgaccacaagcaatatcgcataaatctcaaaatgaatatttgcacgtaatataattaactaacataattaaatatgaacaatttcgatcttcttgcaataaaatcatgtacttgcgatatttaaaaatacctatatggcttgattgaagagtgaaagaagatataaacatgccttggtttgttttgacagaaaacaaacgaaataacgacgcggcgcggcggagacggagtgctcttcacgttcttacttttctctcttaattcctttaaaccaagcatgcaccataattattataatggcataaaaatcgtaaatgtgatgcatgaacatttaaaaatatcatgatttgtgctcagggagTTGCCAGGTCCAAAATCTcgccccgggtgcaaaatgaccattttgcccctggaatccaaaaattatcgtttcactcctagacgtaaaatttcacgttttcgacattttcttaattccattgactctaacatgtcccaaataattattgaagcctacatgaattttcccatatttttatttggcttaaatcgatgacttttaaattaatccttaaatataacataataatgcgctttaatcccgaattaaatcaaaccttaacataaaattcccaaattaaaaacttaggcttctaataattatttaagcttaaatataatttttcataattttattaagcttaattCTAGGCGTTTctattaattctttaattaacgtttcgtgtggcaattaaatctcggataaatccaaaacttattattttgatccgaaacttaccaaactccttaaaacatctcaaaacatatttaaaagtatttcttagacCAAATCTCGACCCCATTTCAAAACTTAactgattcgttttaaaacttgtaccggagtctcggttttaacccgaatcgactcaaaacttaaccaaacacacttccgaaaaatatttcgtgtttgaaagattttgaaaatattagccgaacccttaaaaaagtcctccgatttgataaaatttgcgtaccgtaacaattaaaaatcatgcgggtaaaaatacccaaaaattcccaattcttgaaaaatatctttaaaacatcttataataattaataaaaattaatcatgtaataaaataattttcgtgaaaattctccggtctccaatCCTCGTTCGGGCATGAAGTGCACCTAGAAAccttaatgcatgaacttataaaataacatgaaataaattttaacatgcatgaattatgcatcaatgcataaaaataattaaacacaatttactgaaataaacatgtatttaatgctttaaaaattaattaaaatgccaaggaaattcaataacttgcatgcatgccaactttttaaattatatttactaacatgctaaattaccatttcttaaataagtctttataaACTTGTCTCAATACTCATCTCcaatccggcctcacttatttaactgaaaaggtgacaattaaactactacgtaaaataaataaatataaggaaaagaatttaaatactcatgcaataaaatcattttaatttaaatactagaattatgcatggcttatacgtagtctaatttacgggttctacaggcTTTCTCCCAGAAATTGGAGTGTGTGTGAAGCACGTCTCTTTATCGGAGCATACGTGAGGAGTAGCATCTGTATCAACCCACCATTTATTTAGGTTGTTCACCAGGTTTGTCTCAAAAACCATCGTAGGTTTGTCTGTGTCAATTCCATTCAGAATGTATCTCTTACATAGAAAATAACTTTGATTTCATGCATCCGCTGCAGCTCTACAGTGAGGATCAACATCATTTCCGAGAATGGTGGTAGGATCCCCTTCAGAAACCTTACCAAACTGAGAGTGGCCAGGTAAAACAACATTTTTTGTAGTCATTGTCGTTGAACTTTTTCTGGAATTTATCCTTGTGACAATGGAACATTAGTCTTCGTTGTAGATGAGGAAGTCATctttaaaatttcaaagaaatcTTCTTAAACTTGTTAATGATGAATCTTGAAGATGGTGATAAACAACAAAAATTTGAGGCTAGTGTTGAATACGATTTTCATAAAAAGATTTTGTCCCCCTCTTTGTACTTCAGTAGTTGGTAATTTTTCCTAAGATACAACAACTTCCACTTGTAATAACAACATAGTAAATCACAAGTTTAGTAACCAGAAAATGATATAAACTTTCTTTGTTTATGAAAGAAAAAGTGCAGACACAAGATGAAGCCTAGGTCGTACCTGCAACACTGGGGCACCTATAATGGTCACCCTGACTTAATTCTTAAATGCTTGGAAAATACAAGTAGTTCATGAGGAAAGGGCGCCTTGTCGGCAAAGTATTTAGTCAAGTAGGGCGGCTGCACATTTAGAAggaataattaaatttcaaaccatGTGTTCAGACAATGAAATTGTGCAGAAGGTTCCTGCGTTCAGACGATGAATTGCATATATAAATAGATGCATTCCTTCATAATTCAAATCATCCATTTTCGAGTTTTCcctcatcttatagcatttgagtgcttagttctatactatttgtgaggtgttttgttctcctgtttTAAGATAGTGTAtgttctctttgaaaacacAATGAGTGGTTGTacaccgtaaaatattatagtgaaattcttttcCTCTTGCCCATtatttttaccctaataatttttaggggttttctaCGTAAATCTCGATGTCcgatttattctttattttcatattattatctcaaatttcatCAATTGGGACCAACGAGTGGTATCAAAGCCTTAGTTtagaatttcttaaaattctgagtatgctctgtgatTGCAGCCTAGATTGATTTTTCACATCAGAAAAgttcttttgaaattttttattaaggcgggattattttgtccagtctactaaattgtTGACATAATGGAAGGTAGGTACGAGATACCAAAGTTCAATGAAAGCAATTTTATTctgtgaaaaataaagatacaaccagttttaagaaaggagaatttcttgacggctattggagatagaccggtggaaatTACGGATGAtgaaaagtggaatgagatgaatgataatgttgttgCTAATTTatacttggctatagcagacgaagtactatcaagtatctctgagataaaaacggtaaaagttatctgggatactctgacaaaatcacaaaaatgcatgaggtcaagtcgctacacaacatgattttcctaaagagaaggctttatactcttcggatgacggaatcctcatcgatgaccgaccatatcaataCATTTAATACTCTATTTgtccaactcacttccatggagcataaaatagaggaaaatgaacgtgcggaacttctacttcaaagtctaccaaatTCATacgatcaacttatcatcaacacaaccaacaatattcttatgggctctCTAAAATttgacgatgtcttaactgcggttctcggagaagaaagccggcgtaataaataaggaagataggttggtaacttcaaagcaggcagaggctttgcCGATGATTAGATGAAAATTTATGGATCGTGAT harbors:
- the LOC140964090 gene encoding glutamate decarboxylase-like, which produces MVVTTTISGSDEHLHSTFASRYVRSSLPRFKMPEDSMPKDAAYQIVKDELMLDGNPRLNLASFVTTWMEEECDKLIMGSINKNYVDMDEYPVTTELQNRCVNMIAHLFHAPVGENETAIGVGTVGSSEAIMLAGLAFKRKWQAKRKAEGKPFDKPNIVTGANVQVCWEKFARYFEVELKEVKLREGYYVMDPAKAVEMVDENTICVSAILGSTLTGEFEDVKLLNELLTEKNKETGWDTPIHVDAASGGFIAPFLYPELEWDFRLPLVKSINVSGHKYGLVYAGIGWVVWRSKEDLPEELVFHINYLGSDQPTFTLNFSKGSSQIIAQYYQFIRLGFEGYKNIMQNCMENSRLLKEGLVKTGLFEIISKDIGVPLVAFSLKDSSKFTVFHIAEALRKFGWIVPAYTMPADAEHVAVLRVVVREDFSHSLAQRLVSDFEKVTKELDELPPRASVKTAHVTVDKANGPPMKKNIVETQREICSHWKRIANKKTSGVC